GTTGGCTCAGAATAAATCTGAGCGTTAATCAAAATTCAGTATCGCTACCAGCGCGCTTTCAGCAGGTTCGGCTGAATACCGTTAATCAAGTGGGTATTGCTGAACTGCTGCTTGATGCCCGCTTCGAATTCGTCGCGGAAATATTTAATCGCGCTTTGCAATGGCTCAACGGCACCTGGTGCGTGGGCACAGAAGGTTTTGCCCGGACCGAGGAATCGACACAGTTGCTCAAGTGTCTCGATGTCGCCAGGCTGGCCTTCGCCGCGCTCGATGGCGCGCAGGATCTTCACGCTCCACGGTAAACCGTCACGACATGGCGTACACCAGCCGCAGGATTCACGGGCGAAGAACTCTTCCAGGTTACGCACCAGCGACACCATGCCAATTTCATGGTCAACGGCCATCGCCAGCGCCGTACCCAGACGGCTGCCTGCTTTACCAATGCTTTCGAATTCCATTGGCAGATCAAGGTGCGCTTCGGTCAGGAAATCTGTCCCTGCGCCGCCCGGCTGCCAGGCTTTGAATTTCAGGCCATCGCGCATACCGCCCGCGTAGTCTTCGAGAATTTCACGTGCGGTAGTCCCGAACGGCAGTTCCCACAGACCCGGATTTTTAACGCGACCGGAGAAGCCCATCAGCTTGGTGCCAGCATCTTTACTGGTCGAGATGTTCTGATACCACTCCACGCCGTTGGCGAGGATAGCCGGAACGTTACACAGGGTTTCGACGTTGTTGACACAGGTCGGTTTACCCCACACGCCGGAGCTTGCCGGGAACGGAGGCTTGGAGCGCGGGTTCGCGCGGCGGCCTTCGAGGGAGTTGATCAGTGC
Above is a window of Lelliottia jeotgali DNA encoding:
- a CDS encoding NADH-ubiquinone oxidoreductase chain F, with product MKTVIRTAETHPLTWRLRDDKQPVWLDEYQSKNGYEGARKALSGMAPDEIVNAVKDSGLKGRGGAGFSTGLKWSLMPKDESMNIRYLLCNADEMEPGTYKDRLLMEQLPHLLVEGMLISAFALKAYRGYIFLRGEYIEAAENLRRAIAEATEAGLLGKNILGTGFDFELFVHTGAGRYICGEETALINSLEGRRANPRSKPPFPASSGVWGKPTCVNNVETLCNVPAILANGVEWYQNISTSKDAGTKLMGFSGRVKNPGLWELPFGTTAREILEDYAGGMRDGLKFKAWQPGGAGTDFLTEAHLDLPMEFESIGKAGSRLGTALAMAVDHEIGMVSLVRNLEEFFARESCGWCTPCRDGLPWSVKILRAIERGEGQPGDIETLEQLCRFLGPGKTFCAHAPGAVEPLQSAIKYFRDEFEAGIKQQFSNTHLINGIQPNLLKARW